The sequence below is a genomic window from Spiroplasma gladiatoris.
TCAACTTGTTATTGATATTGCGCCGATTAAAATACCTATTTTAGCTTCACCGCCAAACAAGAATATTACTAGCAATCAAAGTATTAAAGATGGAATTAATGAAAGAAATCTTACAAACTCAATAAAAAATAAATCTAATCTTGAGTAATAACCTCAAATTAATCCTATGATTATACCTACTGAAATTTGTACAATAGAAATTATTACTGTAAATACCAATGTAGAACGTGAGCCAATTCACATTTTATTTCAAAGATCTTCTCCTCTTAAACCAAGCCCGAATCAGTGTTCAGAATTTGGTTTTGCAGGTAACTTATCTGGTCTATCCAAAGGAACTGGAGATTCACCTCTAGCGATTGTGATAGCCATTATAATGAATATAATTAAAACCAATAATGTAAGTAAAAAGACTTTACTACTGAAAACTCTTTTCATAACAGATTTTCAATAACTATATGGTTTTGTTTCAATAGATTCAACTCTTTTATTGTCTTCATCTTTTGAAAAAAC
It includes:
- the oppC gene encoding oligopeptide ABC transporter permease OppC, giving the protein MKFKYIKQNFNKNNVDASLFVFSKDEDNKRVESIETKPYSYWKSVMKRVFSSKVFLLTLLVLIIFIIMAITIARGESPVPLDRPDKLPAKPNSEHWFGLGLRGEDLWNKMWIGSRSTLVFTVIISIVQISVGIIIGLIWGYYSRLDLFFIEFVRFLSLIPSLILWLLVIFLFGGEAKIGILIGAISITSWIGIASVIRVQTILVRNAEYNVASKILGTKGFRIMLKNILPKILPIVIQTASFAVPNAIALDSLLAYYNFGFVTNSITEASLGSILNEVIADTAWQVYPHLIIIPISFIGGISLLFFITGKIFADSLDPKLHR